The Nocardioides sp. S5 genome includes a window with the following:
- the metK gene encoding methionine adenosyltransferase translates to MAGRLFTSESVTEGHPDKIADRISDSVLDHLMAEDPDRANLRVAVETLLTTGLVVVAGEVRTTAYAPVADIVRKAILEIGYDSSDKGFDGTTCGVQVAIGAQSSDIAAGVDAGHESRVGSSEDELDMRGAGDQGLMFGYACDDTPELMPLPITIAQRLAQRLTQVRKDGVLDYLRPDGKTQVTIEYDEDDRPVRIDTVVLSTQHGPDIEHAQLEADIKQHVIDPVLASFDIPSEGYRMLVNPTGTFVIGGPMGDAGLTGRKIIVDTYGGMARHGGGAFSGKDPSKVDRSAAYAMRWVAKNVVAAGLARRCEAQVAYAIGKAAPVGVFIETFGTGVVSDEQIQDAVLEVFDLRPAAIIRDLDLLRPIYAQTSAYGHFGRELPEFTWESTDRAEKLKAAAGI, encoded by the coding sequence GTGGCTGGACGCCTCTTCACCTCCGAGTCCGTGACCGAGGGTCACCCGGACAAGATCGCCGACCGGATCAGCGACTCGGTCCTCGACCACCTGATGGCCGAGGACCCCGACCGCGCCAACCTCCGCGTCGCGGTGGAGACACTGCTCACCACCGGCCTGGTCGTCGTCGCCGGCGAGGTCCGCACGACGGCGTACGCCCCGGTCGCGGACATCGTCCGCAAGGCGATCCTCGAGATCGGCTACGACTCCTCGGACAAGGGCTTCGACGGCACCACCTGCGGCGTGCAGGTCGCCATCGGCGCCCAGTCGAGCGACATCGCCGCGGGCGTCGACGCCGGCCACGAGTCGCGCGTCGGCTCCAGCGAGGACGAGCTGGACATGCGCGGAGCCGGTGACCAGGGCCTGATGTTCGGCTACGCCTGCGACGACACGCCCGAGCTGATGCCGCTGCCGATCACGATCGCGCAGCGTCTCGCCCAGCGCCTGACCCAGGTCCGCAAGGACGGGGTACTCGACTACCTGCGTCCCGACGGCAAGACCCAGGTCACCATCGAGTACGACGAGGACGACCGCCCGGTGCGCATCGACACCGTCGTGCTGTCGACCCAGCACGGCCCCGACATCGAGCACGCCCAGCTCGAGGCCGACATCAAGCAGCACGTCATCGACCCGGTCCTCGCGTCCTTCGACATCCCCTCCGAGGGCTACCGGATGCTGGTCAACCCGACCGGCACCTTCGTCATCGGCGGTCCGATGGGCGACGCGGGCCTGACCGGTCGCAAGATCATCGTCGACACCTACGGCGGCATGGCCCGTCACGGCGGCGGCGCCTTCTCCGGCAAGGATCCGTCGAAGGTGGACCGCTCCGCGGCCTACGCGATGCGCTGGGTCGCCAAGAACGTCGTCGCGGCCGGCCTCGCCCGCCGCTGCGAGGCGCAGGTGGCCTACGCGATCGGCAAGGCGGCTCCCGTCGGCGTCTTCATCGAGACCTTCGGCACCGGTGTCGTGAGCGACGAGCAGATCCAGGACGCGGTCCTCGAGGTCTTCGACCTGCGCCCGGCCGCGATCATCCGCGACCTCGACCTGCTCCGCCCGATCTACGCCCAGACCTCGGCCTACGGCCACTTCGGCCGCGAGCTGCCGGAGTTCACCTGGGAGTCGACGGACCGCGCCGAGAAGCTGAAGGCTGCTGCGGGGATCTGA
- a CDS encoding primosomal protein N', protein MSDHEAPEADMLPGLRAAVDDARAKAAATRRSKAASWEPAETDPVARVLVDIALAHLDRPFDYAVPRAMADTAVPGARVKVRFAGQDVDGFVVERSSRTDHTGTLQPLRRVVSPEPVLAPEVAELSRTLAHRYAGARSDVLRLAVPPRHATAEKAASEPAPTPVAPTGPSRWSGVEHADALLRRLAAGESPRAAWSAAPADDWPAMLAEVVATAYAAGQGALVCVPDARDVARVGAALDAQLGPGHHVCLTADAGPSARYREFLAVSRGARRVVVGTRAAAFAPVHHLGLVVVWDDGDDLHAEPRAPYPHTRDVLLTRAAQQSTAVLLAGVARTPEVQQLVASGWVHELSVPRPDLRRRVRVEAVPGEDRSIGTRVPRAAYDALRAGLESGPVLVQTPRAGYAASLACDTCRTPARCTACTGPLTIPGPAVPPQCRWCGHVESAWSCPTCRGRGLRAPVRGEARTAEELGRMFPGTTVRSSSGERVLDQVGPAHDIVVATVGAEPVAEEGYAAVLLLDTWLTLARDDLRAGEEALRRWLNAAVLVRAGGHVVAVGDPAHPALQALVRWDPAGFARREGEERAAAHLPPAARIATVTGELGALDDVLHLLDLPDGAEVLGPVPLEHDPGEHRVVLRVPRSRATALSEALGDLQRLRSARKLEAVRIQVDPLSL, encoded by the coding sequence ATGAGCGATCACGAGGCCCCGGAAGCAGACATGCTCCCGGGGCTTCGTGCTGCCGTCGACGACGCCCGCGCCAAGGCGGCCGCCACCCGACGCAGCAAGGCCGCGTCGTGGGAACCGGCCGAGACCGACCCGGTGGCGCGGGTCCTCGTCGACATCGCGCTGGCCCACCTCGACCGCCCCTTCGACTACGCCGTCCCGCGCGCGATGGCCGACACGGCCGTCCCCGGAGCGCGGGTGAAGGTGCGCTTCGCCGGCCAGGACGTCGACGGCTTCGTCGTGGAGCGCTCCAGCCGGACCGACCACACCGGCACCCTCCAGCCGCTGCGGCGCGTGGTCAGCCCCGAGCCCGTCCTCGCCCCCGAGGTCGCGGAGCTGAGCCGGACGCTCGCCCACCGCTACGCCGGAGCCCGCTCCGACGTGCTCCGGCTCGCCGTGCCGCCACGGCACGCGACCGCGGAGAAGGCCGCCTCTGAGCCGGCTCCGACGCCCGTCGCGCCGACCGGCCCGTCCCGATGGTCGGGTGTCGAGCACGCCGACGCCTTGCTGCGCCGCCTGGCTGCGGGGGAGTCGCCCCGCGCTGCGTGGTCGGCCGCGCCCGCGGACGACTGGCCCGCGATGCTGGCCGAGGTCGTCGCGACGGCGTACGCCGCGGGTCAGGGCGCGCTGGTGTGCGTGCCCGACGCCCGGGACGTGGCCAGGGTCGGCGCAGCGCTCGACGCACAGCTCGGTCCTGGCCACCACGTGTGCCTCACCGCCGACGCGGGCCCGTCCGCGCGCTACCGCGAGTTCCTCGCGGTCTCGCGTGGGGCCCGCCGCGTGGTCGTCGGCACCCGAGCCGCGGCCTTCGCGCCCGTCCACCACCTCGGCCTGGTCGTGGTCTGGGACGACGGCGACGACCTCCACGCCGAGCCGCGCGCCCCCTACCCCCACACCCGCGACGTGCTGCTCACCCGCGCTGCGCAGCAGTCGACGGCCGTCCTGCTCGCCGGGGTGGCCCGCACCCCCGAGGTGCAGCAGCTGGTGGCCTCCGGGTGGGTCCACGAGCTGTCCGTGCCGCGCCCGGACCTCCGGCGCCGGGTCCGCGTCGAGGCCGTGCCGGGCGAGGACCGCTCGATCGGCACCCGCGTCCCGCGCGCCGCCTACGACGCGCTCCGCGCCGGGCTGGAGTCGGGTCCGGTGCTCGTGCAGACCCCGCGGGCCGGCTACGCCGCGTCCCTGGCGTGCGACACGTGCCGTACGCCGGCGCGCTGCACGGCCTGCACGGGACCGCTGACGATCCCCGGACCGGCGGTGCCGCCGCAGTGCCGGTGGTGCGGGCACGTCGAGTCCGCGTGGTCCTGCCCGACCTGCCGCGGCCGCGGCCTGCGGGCCCCGGTCCGGGGCGAGGCGCGCACTGCCGAGGAGCTGGGCCGGATGTTCCCCGGCACGACGGTGCGCAGCTCCAGCGGCGAGCGGGTGCTCGACCAGGTCGGACCCGCGCACGACATCGTCGTCGCCACGGTCGGCGCGGAGCCGGTGGCGGAGGAGGGCTACGCCGCCGTGCTGCTGCTCGACACCTGGCTGACGCTGGCCCGCGACGACCTCAGGGCGGGGGAGGAGGCCCTGCGCCGCTGGCTCAACGCCGCGGTCCTCGTCCGCGCCGGCGGCCACGTGGTGGCGGTCGGCGACCCGGCCCACCCGGCGCTCCAGGCACTCGTGCGCTGGGACCCGGCCGGTTTCGCGCGGCGCGAGGGCGAGGAGCGCGCCGCCGCCCACCTGCCGCCGGCGGCGAGGATCGCGACCGTCACCGGCGAGCTGGGAGCGCTCGACGACGTGCTCCACCTGTTGGACCTGCCCGACGGGGCCGAGGTGCTGGGCCCGGTGCCGCTCGAGCACGACCCCGGGGAGCACCGCGTGGTGCTGCGGGTGCCACGGTCGCGGGCGACGGCCCTGTCGGAGGCGCTCGGCGACCTGCAGCGACTGCGCTCGGCCCGCAAGCTGGAGGCGGTGCGCATCCAGGTCGATCCGCTCAGCCTCTAG
- the def gene encoding peptide deformylase, which yields MAVQPIRLFGDPVLRQRAIEVDSFDRELRQLVTDLTDTMLAAPGAGLAAPQIGVGLRVFTWNVHGEVGHLVNPTLQLSDETQDGAEGCLSLPELTYDCLRALSVVATGFDVHGEPVRIEASELLARAMQHETDHLDGILFIDKLDTDARKAAMKEIRESEWFGLERPTVRVSPHPTHGFAR from the coding sequence GTGGCCGTCCAGCCCATCCGCCTCTTCGGCGATCCCGTGCTGCGCCAGCGCGCGATCGAGGTCGACAGCTTCGACCGCGAGCTGCGCCAGCTCGTCACCGACCTCACCGACACGATGCTGGCCGCGCCCGGGGCCGGCCTCGCTGCGCCGCAGATCGGCGTGGGGCTGCGGGTCTTCACCTGGAACGTGCACGGCGAGGTCGGCCACCTGGTGAACCCGACGCTCCAGCTCTCCGACGAGACGCAGGACGGCGCTGAGGGGTGCCTGTCCCTGCCGGAGCTGACCTACGACTGCCTGCGCGCGCTCTCGGTCGTGGCCACGGGCTTCGACGTGCACGGGGAGCCGGTGCGCATCGAGGCCTCGGAGCTGCTCGCCCGCGCGATGCAGCACGAAACCGACCACCTCGACGGCATCCTCTTCATCGACAAGCTCGACACCGACGCCCGCAAGGCGGCGATGAAGGAGATCCGCGAGTCCGAGTGGTTCGGCCTCGAGAGGCCCACCGTCCGGGTCAGCCCGCACCCGACCCACGGGTTCGCCCGCTGA
- the fmt gene encoding methionyl-tRNA formyltransferase, translating into MRVVFAGTPEVAVPALEAVAASRHELVGVVTRPDAPSGRGRRLVASPVAQRAEELGVPVLKPEHPRDPDFQAALADLRPDACPVVAYGALLPQSALDLVPHGWINLHFSVLPSWRGAAPVQHSLWAGDAVTGATTFRIVKALDAGPVFGVMTERIRPGDTAGDLLERLAEGGAGLLVQTLDGIEDGSLEAREQQAEGVSFAPKILVDDARVDWTHPAVGIDRQVRACTPAPGAWTTYAGERMKIGPVTPTDHPQLEPGVIEVTKNAVHVGTGTTPVRLGQVKAFGKKEMAAADWARGVRLESGVRLGAEEPTG; encoded by the coding sequence ATGCGCGTCGTCTTCGCCGGCACCCCCGAGGTCGCCGTCCCCGCGCTCGAGGCCGTCGCCGCGAGCCGCCACGAGCTCGTCGGCGTGGTCACCCGCCCCGACGCCCCCAGCGGTCGCGGGCGCCGGCTGGTCGCCAGCCCGGTGGCCCAGCGTGCCGAGGAGCTCGGCGTACCGGTCCTCAAGCCCGAGCACCCGCGCGACCCGGACTTCCAGGCAGCCCTCGCCGACCTGCGTCCCGACGCCTGCCCGGTCGTCGCCTACGGCGCGCTGCTGCCGCAGTCGGCCCTCGACCTGGTGCCGCACGGCTGGATCAACCTGCACTTCTCGGTCCTGCCGTCGTGGCGGGGCGCCGCACCGGTCCAGCACTCGCTGTGGGCCGGCGACGCGGTCACCGGCGCCACGACCTTCCGCATCGTCAAGGCGCTCGACGCCGGTCCGGTCTTCGGGGTCATGACCGAGAGGATCCGTCCCGGCGACACAGCGGGTGACCTGCTCGAGCGGCTCGCCGAGGGCGGCGCCGGCCTGCTCGTGCAGACCCTCGACGGCATCGAGGACGGCAGCCTGGAGGCCCGCGAGCAGCAGGCCGAGGGGGTGTCCTTCGCCCCGAAGATCCTGGTCGACGACGCCCGCGTCGACTGGACCCACCCGGCGGTCGGCATCGACCGACAGGTCCGGGCCTGCACGCCCGCGCCCGGTGCGTGGACGACGTACGCCGGCGAGCGGATGAAGATCGGTCCCGTCACCCCGACCGACCACCCGCAGCTCGAGCCCGGCGTCATCGAGGTCACCAAGAACGCGGTCCACGTCGGCACCGGCACCACGCCCGTCCGGCTGGGGCAGGTCAAGGCGTTCGGCAAGAAGGAGATGGCCGCCGCGGACTGGGCCCGTGGCGTACGCCTGGAGTCCGGGGTGCGCCTCGGCGCCGAGGAGCCGACCGGGTGA
- a CDS encoding MmcQ/YjbR family DNA-binding protein, which translates to MSTPEDRPARPEDIDEICASLPETELGTSWGDRPTWKVPRGDKGKGFVLYRAPGRTAIDPETGEMYDDLVVIMTPTEVEKHALVEDASTPFFTIDHFKGYNAVLVQQSRLDEIGRAELAEVITDAWAAKAPRALVREHLGE; encoded by the coding sequence GTGAGCACCCCCGAGGACCGGCCCGCACGCCCGGAGGACATCGACGAGATCTGCGCGTCGCTGCCCGAGACCGAGCTCGGCACCTCGTGGGGTGACCGACCCACGTGGAAGGTGCCGCGCGGGGACAAGGGCAAGGGCTTCGTGCTCTACCGCGCCCCGGGCAGGACGGCGATCGACCCGGAGACCGGGGAGATGTACGACGACCTCGTGGTCATCATGACGCCGACGGAGGTCGAGAAGCACGCCCTCGTCGAGGACGCGTCGACGCCGTTCTTCACCATCGACCACTTCAAGGGCTACAACGCCGTCCTGGTCCAGCAGTCCCGCCTCGACGAGATCGGTCGCGCCGAGCTCGCCGAGGTGATCACCGACGCGTGGGCGGCGAAGGCCCCGCGCGCGCTCGTCCGGGAGCACCTCGGTGAGTGA
- a CDS encoding transcription antitermination factor NusB, with translation MSERRRRPVDRPRRAALDVLTAVRVDDAYANLVLPQVLRKHRLEGRDAGLATELSSGAIRMQGLYDPIIDACLTRPKLQAEVRDVLRLGAHQLLSMRVPDHAAISTSVDLVRASVGQGPAGLVNAVLRAISRRDLADWVSQVAPDAETDRRGHLAVAQSHPRWVVDALAEALGDDDELADLLAADNAAPRVTLVARPGLASVEELEAVSGTRTRLSPYGVVLEGGDPSGVPAVSEGRAGVQDEGSQLVALAMADAPLEGRDERWLDLCAGPGGKAALLAALAAQRGARLVAHERQPHRAALVASAMRALPAGSFDVLAGDGARPAWLPGTFDRVLVDAPCTGLGALRRRPESRWRRTPDDILLLTALQQVLLDVALESVRPGGVVVYATCSPVVAETTDVVTAVLGRRDDTEEVDRFQLWPHREGTDAMFAATLRRR, from the coding sequence GTGAGTGAGCGTCGCCGACGTCCGGTCGACCGGCCGCGCCGGGCAGCGCTCGACGTCCTCACCGCCGTGCGGGTCGACGACGCCTACGCCAACCTCGTGCTGCCGCAGGTGCTGCGCAAGCACCGGCTCGAGGGTCGTGACGCCGGGCTCGCCACCGAGCTCTCCTCCGGCGCCATTCGCATGCAGGGCCTCTACGACCCGATCATCGACGCCTGCCTGACGCGACCGAAGCTGCAGGCCGAGGTGCGCGACGTGCTGCGCCTGGGCGCCCACCAGCTGCTGTCGATGCGGGTGCCGGACCACGCGGCGATCTCGACCAGCGTCGACCTGGTCCGCGCGAGCGTCGGACAGGGCCCCGCCGGGCTCGTCAACGCGGTGCTGCGCGCCATCAGCCGGCGCGACCTCGCCGACTGGGTGAGCCAGGTCGCGCCTGACGCCGAGACGGATCGTCGGGGTCACCTCGCGGTGGCCCAGTCGCACCCGCGCTGGGTCGTCGACGCCCTCGCGGAGGCACTGGGGGACGACGACGAGCTCGCGGACCTGCTGGCGGCCGACAACGCGGCGCCGCGGGTCACGCTGGTCGCCCGCCCCGGTCTGGCGTCGGTCGAGGAGCTCGAGGCCGTGAGTGGCACCCGCACCCGCCTCTCGCCGTACGGCGTCGTGCTCGAGGGCGGCGACCCGTCGGGCGTCCCGGCCGTGTCGGAGGGCCGTGCCGGCGTGCAGGACGAGGGCTCGCAGCTCGTCGCCCTGGCGATGGCCGACGCCCCGCTCGAGGGACGCGACGAGCGCTGGCTGGACCTGTGCGCCGGTCCCGGCGGCAAGGCGGCGCTGCTCGCCGCGCTGGCCGCCCAGCGAGGTGCCCGGCTGGTCGCGCACGAGCGGCAGCCCCACCGCGCCGCCCTGGTCGCCTCGGCCATGCGCGCCCTTCCGGCCGGGTCGTTCGACGTGCTGGCCGGCGACGGCGCGCGTCCCGCGTGGCTGCCCGGCACCTTCGACCGCGTCCTGGTCGACGCCCCGTGCACGGGCCTCGGCGCGCTTCGGCGACGGCCCGAGTCGCGCTGGCGGCGCACCCCCGACGACATCCTCCTGCTGACGGCCCTGCAGCAGGTGCTGCTCGACGTGGCGCTGGAGTCGGTGCGCCCGGGCGGTGTCGTGGTCTACGCGACCTGCTCGCCCGTGGTCGCCGAGACCACCGACGTCGTGACGGCCGTGCTGGGCCGTCGCGACGACACCGAGGAGGTCGACCGCTTCCAGCTGTGGCCTCACCGCGAGGGCACGGACGCGATGTTCGCGGCGACCCTGCGCCGCCGCTGA
- the ligD gene encoding non-homologous end-joining DNA ligase: protein MPSPFTEVEVDGRVVKVTNPDRVYFPPVDGGPGATKLDLVDYYLAVGDGIVNALFERPCMLHRFPKGLAGDKVHQKRLPAGAPDWVETVELFFPRWKRTADELCVTELGSVIWAVQMSTVEFHPWNSRRADTEKPDEWRIDLDPGPDCDWATVQRVAHVAHEVLDELGATGFPKTSGGSGLHVYVRIPPDHGFQDVRRGALAFAREVERRAGGEVTTAWWRKDRDPAQLFVDYNQNARDHTIAAAYSVRGVPEARVSAPIRWDEVDDCEPDDFTIFTMPERFARIGDLHADIDAHPFDIAPLLEWADRDEAAGAAAPPEPDEA from the coding sequence ATGCCGTCGCCGTTCACCGAGGTCGAGGTCGACGGTCGCGTCGTCAAGGTCACCAACCCCGACCGGGTCTACTTCCCACCCGTCGACGGTGGGCCGGGGGCGACCAAGCTCGACCTCGTCGACTACTACCTCGCCGTCGGCGACGGGATCGTCAACGCGCTCTTCGAGCGCCCGTGCATGCTGCACCGCTTCCCCAAGGGCCTCGCCGGCGACAAGGTCCACCAGAAGCGGCTGCCCGCCGGTGCGCCCGACTGGGTCGAGACCGTCGAGCTCTTCTTCCCACGCTGGAAGCGCACCGCCGACGAGCTGTGCGTGACCGAGCTCGGCAGCGTCATCTGGGCGGTGCAGATGTCGACGGTCGAGTTCCACCCGTGGAACAGCCGCCGCGCCGACACCGAGAAGCCCGACGAGTGGCGCATCGACCTCGACCCGGGACCCGACTGCGACTGGGCCACGGTGCAGCGCGTGGCGCACGTCGCCCACGAGGTGCTCGACGAGCTCGGCGCCACCGGCTTCCCCAAGACCAGCGGCGGGTCGGGGCTGCACGTCTACGTCCGGATCCCGCCCGACCACGGCTTCCAGGACGTACGCCGAGGGGCGCTGGCGTTCGCGCGCGAGGTCGAGCGGCGGGCCGGGGGAGAGGTGACCACGGCGTGGTGGCGCAAGGACCGCGACCCCGCGCAGCTGTTCGTCGACTACAACCAGAACGCCCGCGACCACACGATCGCCGCGGCCTACTCGGTGCGTGGGGTGCCCGAGGCGCGCGTCTCGGCGCCGATCCGCTGGGACGAGGTCGACGACTGCGAGCCCGACGACTTCACGATCTTCACGATGCCCGAGCGCTTTGCGCGGATCGGAGACCTGCACGCCGACATCGACGCGCACCCCTTCGACATCGCGCCGCTGCTGGAGTGGGCGGACCGCGACGAGGCCGCGGGCGCTGCCGCGCCGCCGGAGCCGGACGAGGCGTAG
- the rpe gene encoding ribulose-phosphate 3-epimerase — protein MGIQITPSILNADLSHLADEVARIPSADWVHVDVMDNHFVPNLTLGLPVIEALSKHATQPLDVHLMIEDADRWAPAYAEAGCGSVTFHAEAARAPVRLAREIRAQGARASMALKPATPIEPYEALLPELDMVLIMTVEPGFGGQKFLDLCLPKIRTARELVRKHGLETWLQVDGGVSLETIERCAEAGADVFVAGSAVYSADDPDAMVRELRAKAEAAAP, from the coding sequence GTGGGCATCCAGATCACTCCGAGCATCCTCAACGCCGACCTGTCGCACCTCGCCGACGAAGTCGCCCGGATCCCGAGCGCCGACTGGGTGCACGTCGACGTGATGGACAACCACTTCGTCCCCAACCTCACGCTCGGGCTGCCGGTGATCGAGGCGCTCAGCAAGCACGCCACCCAGCCGCTCGACGTGCACCTGATGATCGAGGACGCCGACCGGTGGGCGCCGGCGTACGCCGAGGCGGGCTGCGGGTCGGTCACGTTCCACGCCGAGGCGGCGAGGGCGCCGGTTCGGCTGGCTCGCGAGATCCGCGCGCAGGGTGCCCGCGCGTCGATGGCGCTCAAGCCGGCCACCCCGATCGAGCCCTACGAGGCGTTGCTGCCCGAGCTCGACATGGTGCTGATCATGACAGTGGAGCCCGGCTTCGGCGGCCAGAAGTTCCTCGACCTGTGCCTGCCGAAGATCCGCACCGCCCGCGAGCTGGTGCGCAAGCACGGCCTCGAGACCTGGCTGCAGGTCGACGGCGGGGTCTCGCTGGAGACCATCGAGCGCTGCGCTGAGGCCGGCGCAGACGTGTTCGTCGCGGGATCGGCCGTCTACTCCGCCGACGACCCGGACGCGATGGTGCGCGAGCTCAGGGCGAAGGCCGAGGCAGCAGCTCCGTGA
- a CDS encoding MmcQ/YjbR family DNA-binding protein translates to MTRPATVDDIHATAQAMPHVTVFRPESNPVYQVGSKSFVFFRTPRPDAVDPDTGERYDDVIVLWVASEGDKQALLQDDRLPFFTTPHFDGHPSVLLRASRVGEVDRDELVELVEEAWLAQASARRGQAWLTSRPPTP, encoded by the coding sequence GTGACCCGTCCGGCGACGGTCGACGACATCCACGCCACCGCGCAGGCGATGCCCCACGTCACCGTCTTCAGGCCCGAGAGCAATCCCGTCTACCAGGTCGGGAGCAAGTCCTTCGTCTTCTTCCGGACTCCACGCCCCGATGCGGTCGACCCGGACACGGGGGAGCGCTACGACGACGTGATCGTCCTGTGGGTCGCCTCGGAAGGCGACAAGCAGGCGCTGCTCCAGGACGACCGGTTGCCGTTCTTCACCACCCCGCACTTCGACGGGCACCCGTCGGTGCTGCTGAGGGCCTCGCGCGTCGGCGAGGTGGACCGCGACGAGCTGGTCGAGCTCGTGGAGGAGGCGTGGCTCGCCCAGGCCTCGGCCAGGCGTGGTCAGGCGTGGCTCACGAGCCGACCTCCCACTCCGTAG
- a CDS encoding DUF427 domain-containing protein, producing MSAVETESVWDYPRPPRVEPSAEHVVVTHGGVVIAETRASLRVLETSHPPTYYLPRDAFADGVLRPGEGASWCEWKGQADYLDVVVGDEVLAAIAWTYPTPSKGFEQLLDHVALYPGRVDRCTVDGEVVEPQPGHFYGGWITSRVTGPFKGAPGTSGW from the coding sequence ATGAGCGCCGTCGAGACCGAGTCCGTCTGGGACTACCCCCGCCCGCCCCGCGTCGAACCGAGCGCCGAGCACGTCGTCGTGACGCACGGCGGTGTCGTGATCGCCGAGACCCGCGCCAGCCTGCGCGTGCTGGAGACCAGCCACCCGCCGACCTACTACCTCCCGCGCGACGCGTTCGCTGACGGCGTGCTGCGCCCGGGCGAGGGTGCCTCCTGGTGCGAGTGGAAGGGGCAGGCCGACTACCTCGACGTCGTCGTCGGCGACGAGGTGCTGGCCGCCATCGCGTGGACCTACCCGACGCCGTCGAAGGGCTTCGAGCAGCTCCTCGACCACGTCGCGCTCTACCCGGGACGCGTCGATCGGTGCACCGTCGACGGGGAGGTCGTCGAGCCGCAGCCCGGGCACTTCTACGGCGGCTGGATCACCTCGCGGGTGACCGGCCCCTTCAAGGGAGCACCCGGCACCTCCGGCTGGTGA
- a CDS encoding DUF5703 family protein codes for MARIQRRPPGRGIEWEYETLVLPKDFSRNVVTRLLVDRAEHGGWELDRLRIGHDGKRRVVLRRKIIRQRLTLFAG; via the coding sequence ATGGCCAGGATCCAGCGCCGTCCCCCCGGGCGGGGCATCGAGTGGGAGTACGAGACGCTCGTGCTCCCGAAGGACTTCTCGCGCAACGTCGTCACGCGCCTGCTCGTCGATCGCGCCGAGCACGGCGGCTGGGAGCTCGACCGCCTGCGGATCGGCCACGACGGCAAGCGCCGCGTGGTGCTGCGCCGCAAGATCATCCGCCAGCGGTTGACCCTCTTCGCCGGCTGA
- a CDS encoding aldo/keto reductase gives MQQRSVGATGLKVSRLGLGTMTWGRDTDEHEARDQLIAFTEAGGTLLDTAAGYGDGASEELIGTLIGDVVSRDEVVLATKAGISRRTGERVTDTSRGTLLTTLDASLARLRVDHVDLWQVHVWTDETPVEETLSALELAVSSGRASYVGISNYSGWQTAQAATWQRAFPGRTPLASTQVEYSLLNRQVEHEVLPAAQALGLGVLPWSPLGRGVLTGKYRTGTPSDSRAASEHFARFVGAYLDDRGRGIVEAVARAADGLGWSPLEVSLAWVRDRPGVTAPIVGARTAAQLDGVLGVEELTLPPEIVSALDDVSAD, from the coding sequence ATGCAGCAGCGATCCGTCGGCGCCACCGGGCTCAAGGTCTCCCGTCTCGGCCTCGGCACCATGACCTGGGGTCGCGACACCGACGAGCACGAGGCGCGCGACCAGCTCATCGCCTTCACCGAGGCCGGCGGGACCCTGCTCGACACCGCGGCCGGCTACGGCGACGGCGCGAGCGAGGAGCTGATCGGCACGCTGATCGGCGACGTGGTCTCCCGCGACGAGGTCGTGCTGGCCACGAAGGCCGGCATCTCGCGGCGTACGGGCGAGCGGGTCACCGACACCTCGCGCGGCACCCTGCTGACCACGCTCGACGCGTCGCTCGCGCGTCTCCGCGTCGACCACGTCGACCTGTGGCAGGTGCACGTGTGGACCGACGAGACGCCGGTCGAGGAGACCCTCTCCGCGCTCGAGCTGGCCGTGTCGTCGGGCCGGGCGTCCTACGTCGGCATCTCCAACTACAGCGGGTGGCAGACCGCGCAGGCTGCGACGTGGCAGCGCGCCTTCCCCGGGCGTACGCCGCTCGCGTCCACCCAGGTCGAGTACTCCCTGCTGAACCGCCAGGTCGAGCACGAGGTGCTGCCCGCCGCGCAGGCGCTCGGCCTCGGCGTGCTTCCGTGGTCGCCGCTCGGTCGTGGCGTGCTCACCGGGAAGTACCGCACCGGCACGCCCTCGGACTCCCGTGCGGCCAGCGAGCACTTCGCGAGGTTCGTCGGCGCCTACCTCGACGACCGCGGTCGCGGCATCGTCGAGGCCGTCGCCCGCGCCGCGGACGGCCTCGGGTGGTCGCCGCTCGAGGTGTCACTGGCGTGGGTGCGCGACCGCCCCGGCGTCACCGCGCCGATCGTCGGCGCCCGCACCGCCGCCCAGCTCGACGGCGTGCTCGGGGTGGAGGAGCTGACGCTGCCGCCCGAGATCGTCTCCGCCCTCGACGACGTGTCCGCCGACTGA